ttaacaGATGACGATTAAACAACTTAAAAATTCACTGGACATGATGAGGAAGGCATGTGCACCGAAGTTTAATGTCGTCGAAGCAGCACTAGATGAGTTAAAGGCCGGACGTTTTTCAGAAGATGCGGATAAAGAACTGAAATGCTATACCATGTGTATTGCTCAAATGGCTGGAACGGTAAACTATTTGAACATAAGATATTAGATTTAGTCGCCACATACAGAAATTGCACAATGGAACACCTTGAAGGCGATGGATATTCTATGGAGCACAAGATGTGCACTTTCTTCAGGGCTGTATAACTTCTATCTGCTATTGTACTATTTTACAAAGTCGATGGTCGTGTATTCCTATTGTGCAATTATTACACTTTCATTGAGCATATAGAACACATGTTGGgctatttaattattatttcattattattcTCACTAGCTTACGAAAAAGGGGGATCTTAGTCTGTCCAAGACAACTGCACAAATCGAAGCTATGTTACCACAAGAACTTAAAGCTCCCGCCAAGGAAGCTTTGAATGCTTGTAAGGATACACGTGAGTATCGGAACTTATTATATTAttagaaaatgaaatgaaaatgattcagtgtaaattagcaaaaaaactAATATAATTGTGAATATTTCAGAAGCTGGATACAAGGATCCGTGTGAGAAAGTATTTTATTCGGCAAAGTGTGCTGCTGAATTCAATCCAGATGCTTTCGTATTCCCTTAAGACGAACTTTTGACCTAGCGATGACTACGGAAACATGAGATCGGAATATGTAATCTGCACAAATAAACAATCGCTCCACATCCTCATCCtctacaaaaaaaagttttcaagtgCTATTATCTCTATTAGCCTCTGTGTCATAAGTGTTAATCGATTGTATTTTATGTATGTTATGTATGTTGTAGAGAAttgtataaaataaatattatgtTTTATCAATATTTTGTCTGTCTCATATTAATATGAAAACTAGTTAGTATAATAATAGAAAAATGACTAATATACATTATTTTTTGCTTTCAGGAAATAAACTTCTAAGTGGTCTAAAACAACATCGAGTTGTTACCCGCACTCGAGGACtagttttaagaattttcgaagcGATATGCAACTGTACTAATTCAGGGCCTCTCCCGGGCCAAAGACCAACCGGAGCTGCTACTAATGTGGCCTCGCCTGCGGAAAAGTAGTCACTTTATATCTATAAGGCTTAACTATAAACGTTCAGTGTAATACCCACATAACCAATACGCATAAGGAGAGTATTCTATGCTGTGAACATTCGATGGAATAACGGCGAAGAAATCGTCGAACTCTTAGCACACAGATTGCTGAATAATTAACGTGTGTGCTATTCTTATTTCAGTATATATTCGTACATTGCTAGGTAGTCCTGTGTATTATCATTTGAGAAGAATCTACACCGCTTTTTTCCCTATTAACGGAACCTTTGGACGAACACTATTCCTCTTTATACATCTGATATTTTACTATTTTTAAGCTTATGGACGccgtttttggcaaaaaatataCACATATTCCAACAATGTAGCAAAGTTTCCTTCCACAAAAAAATGCTTATACCAGTGTCCTACGTGAATGtctacaagatacaatcaaaaATCTATAAATGGTTTCATGGTGAAACTTCCATGGTGAAGCTAATCGAATGAGTGTTTTAATCATATTGTATACACCTTTTATACCTATATTATAGGCTAGTTTTTCGCCTTTTCACCCATTATCTCAAAATGCATGTAGAAACGATCATTAACTCAACTTTAAACAAAAAActtatttattttgtaaaatggTATAAACTACACATCGGCATTCCAGCATTTTACGCTTTCTAATTTTCATAATAATATTCTTGTCTGAAAAGCATATCTCAAAATCTTGGAAAAATCAATATTGTACCTAAATCTCGTGTGCGCTCAAGGTAGAACAAGATTGGATGTATCAGTTGAATATATACAATCGATTATATAATAAAAGCATTAAAAGTGTAATTAAAGACAAGAGGACTGATTGATCTCCAgctttaaacaaattttattgagtgATTGAACCCATGAAATTTCTAGATTATATTTTAGTATCATTCATCATACCCGCCCACCCGCGTATACTTATAAAGTGTGGATGTTATAAATGATATAAATGGTACAATATATCTATTAGTATCAATGCATCTAGGCACGTGTTTCTTCCATTCTATATCACATATcaatatataaaactcaatgttagaatgtttgtatgtatgttccagcataacttctgaacccctggaccgatttccaccaaatttggaacacttaTTATGTATCTGTTCTAAGGATATGATTAAAGGGATGGGAGAGTCATTGGAAAAAAACGGGTGTGGATGAgagatcaactcagtgtaacttctgaaccctttgaccgatttcaaccaaatttggaaaacATATTCTCAGTCGAAAAAAGATGTTATTTGACTGGTCGGAAAGGTTATATAGGAAATAAAGGGGCAGTGCATATTTACGAAACAAGCAGTTTTAACCGTTGGTCCCAATGTGTGTCTTGTTATGACTCCTCCACAAGCACCCTTTTCACCGCCAACGAGCCCCCAATACCGTTACACAATCCTAGAAAAAATATGTGAATTTCACATAAGAAAATATTCTGCAAACCCGTCGAAGATTAAAccgaacatatttgctgaaggaatgaaaaaattaatttatatatttatgtTATTATGCCTAATTCGATGGACCCTTGACTTTTTCTTGATATGAGTGGTTTAGTTTTATTCGTatgattaaaaacaaaatcaattcaatcaaagttaattgcctatttttcggttattataatataatataatataatataatataatataatataatataatataatataatatggcTATAGCCACCCgatattaatttacaatgttctttAAAACTCCGATGTCGATATGttcattatgtggaagattttgattttaaaaatgtattctttcgatgggactcgaatccATGACCTTCAGTACCTAAGACTGGTGCTTTTTAATCAACTAAGCTGAAGGACCTCCGTTGGCCTTCGCAATTTAGCGGCTATTAAATGATAGATCCCATTCCCAGTCCAACGCTCGAGCCAGTCGGATCGCTACATTTCTGCTCACTCAACTAAGTTTTCCCAGTGTTTTCGCAAGAGTAATTTTCGCCGGGTTTTTTCACCGCGTtcgtaatggaaatctgcaacctgTAACCTGCGAGTTACAATTAACCCGTTTTGTTTAGTCTTGTCGCCGAGTGTATTTTGGGTAGTTTGTGTGTCGCTTTAACTGGCTATACCCACTatgcttttgtttttgttttaatggcAACATCCACCACCACTGTggatttgtaaatattttaattcgattgttcgattgaaaatttggaGTTCCCCCGAAAGTGCCGTGGTTCGGGAACGTTAAGTGCTGTGAAGGTGCAGTGCAAAAGGGTGTAGGATTGCTGCCATAATGGGAAGCCAAACGCAAAGGAAATTTCGCATCCCGGCGGTCTAGCAAAAGATTCCAAGAACACCCGCCGTCCTTACTGTGGGGGCTCAGCCAGTAGAGTTCCTCGCCCCCGCAGTTAATAGTCAAGAAGGACGAAGCCAGGCAGTACAAAGGGCGTACTGTCTGGGGCAGaattctgtggaatctgtcgGGGCCTACTACGGCGAGTAGTCGGTTCGGTGTTGTACACCAGCGTCGCTAGGGGGATCCGATAAAGGAGCTTGCTCTTCCTCCTAGCTAAAAGTCAAGGACGGCTGCCGGAGGCAGTCCCTATAGTCCAAAAGCAGgaagaagagaaagaagaagtcgaaagtgtgaagaagaagacaaaaaaGAATAGAGGAAGAAGGTgaaagaagaggaaaaaagCGGAGGCCAGTTTGCCTGCTGGCCACCCTCCCGGGGTGAATTGTATGAGGGGAAACTCATAGGTCTTTCAaaccagacacctggggaggcgaacccaggtagtgtggggatgggatcaccactcccgacccactaaaaccaactccttcctctccggtcattcccccggcccgcaattaagcaatacatcggGGAATGACTATTGTGCATATGACGTGcccaagtgcacgtatgcgcctcaactctcctAACAcaccccatgcaccacatgtgcacaagacacactggcaccgcatgtgccccaacactcacctgcctatgccgctcgAGTGATTGCAAGAATCTTACAGGTACGCTGCAGGAGGTACCCCATGCcaccatctcacaacatagacagtcctcattcagtatggtgttcacaccgtcctgcaacagggtggcaccacttgtctaccaagccggaggcgaccctaggttggtggctcctatgccgctcctacctcagctacgatgcagaccctttcatgtctcctacttctgaggtgccgcagaggtatctgccctcgacactcctgccaggcctcacctcTGAACAGAAGGAAGTATACAAACAACAACAACGCTACTATCCAGCTTTTCACGCACGGTAATGGCGATTACTCGCAGGCAAGCTGGTGGCCATTAGCGCTTGCGGAAAAGtggattggcattacatccccacactggg
The nucleotide sequence above comes from Armigeres subalbatus isolate Guangzhou_Male chromosome 3, GZ_Asu_2, whole genome shotgun sequence. Encoded proteins:
- the LOC134219705 gene encoding general odorant-binding protein lush; amino-acid sequence: MNVVTVVVMMLSLIMFNPSESAMTIKQLKNSLDMMRKACAPKFNVVEAALDELKAGRFSEDADKELKCYTMCIAQMAGTLTKKGDLSLSKTTAQIEAMLPQELKAPAKEALNACKDTQAGYKDPCEKVFYSAKCAAEFNPDAFVFP